One genomic window of Quercus lobata isolate SW786 chromosome 9, ValleyOak3.0 Primary Assembly, whole genome shotgun sequence includes the following:
- the LOC115959496 gene encoding pentatricopeptide repeat-containing protein At4g13650-like has protein sequence MLQRARLVCLKFYHTDIEFRNRGIIREFYSKTIRVEKIYTHHLKICAESKEISEGQALHGHIIKLLAGPQTILLNSLANMYWKCGYVSLAEQVFDEMPERDVVSWNTMISGYLSVGYGWNAFIFFKMMLSCGFVPDHLSLNSVLKVCVMNSDLSRGIQVHGLIVKLGLCDNAFVGNGLIELYDEFDCFDESLNVFDALVCKDVAVINTMIKVYAKMGNVEEAFENFRLLVSDMRGPTRATFVNLLGGISGYGSLKEGLLVHGFIVKLGLEGQGLVENSLVEMYCSFGAMDEAFDLLLYLGSENVMSWTTLISQFSIHGCFQEAMDVFQQLHHDEVVAIDEVMLVCSLGASAASKCLCLGTQIHSIIVKTGISIHKAVVAALMDMYSNCFCLEDMHKVFQQVGCNSDLLIWTIVISGNVHNGLPMEALKYFSQMLNEGVRPDTVACVSVLTGCIGMQATEHGEMVHAYVTKSGSGTKSSVQTTLISLYANCGCFSSAEKLIVRRVDYDVVSVTALMSGYAKFGDSIKALFWFRKLLREGVSPNNFTFACALRASTKSTSILTGRSLHNLIIKVGLEDENFVASSLIDMYSKCGAIEDAVHYFNRAQQKDIVVWNSLLAGHAHQGNSEEVLQAFNEMQNCGIKPDGITFLSILSGCSHGALTDQVMEYFCMMRDVYGISPMVEHYACVIDSLGHAGLFKKAIKFMEAMKFTPCMLMLRSLLSNCILHGCSQLGLVVVAKMIVLGGDEIATYALFSKLCAIDERWGDSMKARELMNKKVGLSKKVGTSWIESRNIPS, from the coding sequence ATGCTTCAAAGGGCCAGACTTGTATGTCTGAAATTCTATCACACAGATATTGAATTCAGAAATAGAGGCATAATAAGAGAGTTTTATAGTAAAACTATTCGTGTTGAGAAAATATATACCcatcatttaaaaatatgtgcagaatcaaaggaaatttcaGAGGGACAAGCCCTCCATGGCCACATTATCAAACTCTTAGCAGGGCCTCAGACTATTTTACTCAACAGTTTGGCCAATATGTACTGGAAATGTGGCTATGTTTCACTTGCTGAGCAAGTGTTCGATGAAATGCCAGAACGAGATGTTGTGTCCTGGAATACCATGATAAGTGGCTATCTTTCAGTTGGGTATGGTTGGAATGcgtttatattctttaaaatgatgTTAAGTTGTGGTTTTGTACCGGACCACTTAAGTCTAAATAGTGTGCTCAAAGTTTGTGTTATGAATAGTGATCTTAGTAGAGGTATACAAGTTCATGGACTTATTGTTAAGCTTGGTCTCTGTGACAATGCCTTTGTGGGTAATGGGCTTATTGAACTATATGATGAATTTGATTGCTTTGATGAGTCATTGAATGTATTTGATGCACTAGTCTGTAAGGATGTTGCAGTGATTAATACCATGATAAAGGTATATGCGAAAATGGGAAATGTAGAAGAAGCTTTTGAGAATTTCCGGTTGCTAGTGTCTGATATGAGAGGACCCACCAGAGCTACTTTTGTTAACTTGTTGGGTGGAATAAGTGGATATGGGAGTTTGAAAGAAGGATTGCTAGTTCATGGGTTTATAGTTAAGCTTGGGTTGGAAGGTCAGGGTCTAGTGGAGAACTCGCTTGTTGAGATGTATTGTAGTTTTGGTGCCATGGATGAAGCTTTTGACTTGCTCCTTTATTTGGGTAGTGAGAATGTGATGTCGTGGACTACTCTGATATCCCAATTCAGCATTCATGGATGCTTTCAAGAAGCCATGGATGTTTTCCAGCAGCTGCATCATGATGAAGTTGTTGCAATAGATGAAGTCATGCTAGTATGCAGTCTTGGTGCATCAGCTGCATCTAAGTGCTTATGTTTAGGTACTCAAATACATTCCATCATTGTTAAAACCGGAATCAGCATACATAAAGCTGTTGTTGCTGCTCTAATGGACATGTattcaaattgtttttgtttagaaGATATGCACAAGGTCTTTCAACAAGTTGGTTGCAATAGTGATTTATTAATTTGGACAATAGTTATTTCAGGTAATGTTCATAATGGGCTTCCCATGGAAGCTCTAAAGTATTTTTCCCAAATGCTAAATGAAGGTGTGAGACCAGATACAGTTGCATGCGTGAGTGTTCTTACTGGATGCATTGGTATGCAGGCTACTGAACATGGTGAAATGGTACATGCTTATGTCACCAAGTCTGGAAGTGGAACCAAAAGTTCTGTTCAGACTACTTTGATTTCTCTCTATGCCAACTGTGGATGCTTTAGCAGTGCTGAAAAGCTTATTGTTAGGAGGGTGGACTACGATGTTGTTTCAGTAACTGCACTGATGTCAGGTTATGCAAAATTTGGAGACAGTATAAAAGCTTTGTTTTGGTTTAGAAAATTGCTTAGGGAAGGCGTTTCACCAAACAATTTCACTTTTGCTTGTGCACTTAGAGCTTCTACTAAATCAACATCTATCTTGACTGGAAGGTCACTACACAACCTAATTATAAAAGTAGGACTCGAAGATGAAAACTTTGTTGCTAGCAGTCTGATTGACATGTACTCCAAGTGTGGGGCCATAGAAGATGCTGTTCATTATTTTAACAGAGCACAACAAAAAGATATTGTGGTTTGGAATAGCCTGCTTGCAGGCCATGCACATCAAGGGAACAGCGAAGAAGTTTTGCAGGCCTTTAATGAGATGCAAAATTGTGGAATAAAGCCTGACGGGATCACCTTCCTTTCAATCCTCTCTGGCTGCAGCCATGGAGCTCTTACTGATCAGGTGATGGAATATTTCTGTATGATGCGTGATGTTTATGGGATCAGTCCAATGGTGGAGCACTACGCTTGCGTGATAGATTCTCTTGGGCATGCTGGATTATTTAAGAAAGCAATCAAGTTCATGGAGGCAATGAAATTTACTCCGTGCATGTTAATGTTAAGATCATTGCTCAGTAATTGCATTCTTCATGGGTGCAGTCAACTTGGCTTAGTTGTTGTAGCAAAGATGATAGTGCTAGGTGGAGATGAAATTGCAACTTATGCATTGTTTTCAAAGTTATGTGCTATTGATGAGAGATGGGGTGATAGTATGAAAGCAAGGGAGCTAATGAACAAGAAAGTAGGGCTATCAAAGAAGGTTGGCACCAGCTGGATTGAAAGCAGAAACATTCCATCTTGA